The Pyrus communis chromosome 2, drPyrComm1.1, whole genome shotgun sequence genome includes a window with the following:
- the LOC137726261 gene encoding uncharacterized protein — protein sequence MEMSTKTVMTIKSYQNQAGVLVKNYLLADPVIPYTSIIGGIILCKMVYDLTHLISTFYIKAYGSLTKIQRIEWNSRGISSIHAIFITALSLYFVFWSDLFSDQQHLGLITFRSSPLSVFGLGVSVGYFCSDLGMLLWLYPCLGGMEYVFHHSLAGIAVAYSMFSGEGQLYTYMILISEITTPEINMRWYLDTAGLKRSSAYLLNGIVIFLSWLAARILLFGYMFYHVYLHYDMIIQMHTYGYLLVFVVPSVLAVMNLMWFGKIIKGLMKQLAKMQ from the exons ATGGAAATGTCTACAAAGACAGTTATGACGATCAAATCTTACCAAAATCAGGCCGGAGTTCTTGTTAAAAACTACTTACTAGCGGATCCCGTCATACCATATACTTCTATTATTGGAGGCATAATTTTGTGCAAAATG GTATATGATCTTACCCATTTAATTAGCACCTTTTACATTAAGGCTTATGGTAGTCTTACAAAAATCCAACGAATTGAGTGGAACAGTCG TGGTATCTCCAGTATTCATGCCATTTTTATAACAGCTCTGTCCTTGTACTTTGTGTTCTGGTCCGATCTCTTTTCTGATCAACAGCACCTTGGCCTTATTACATTTCGAAGCTCACCGTTGTCTGTTTTTGGATTAGGG GTCTCTGTTGGGTACTTCTGTTCGGATCTGGGAATGCTATTATGGCTATATCCCTGTTTAGGGGGAATGGAGTAT GTTTTCCATCACTCACTTGCTGGAATTGCAGTAGCATACTCCATGTTTTCTGGGGAGGGGCAACTTTATACATACATGATCCTCATCTCTGAGATCACTACTCCAGAGATCAATATGAGATG GTATCTTGATACAGCTGGTCTGAAGAGGTCCAGCGCATATCTCCTAAACGGCATTGTGATATTTTTATCATGGCTG GCGGCAAGAATTCTGCTGTTTGGCTACATGTTTTACCATGTTTACTTACACTATGATATG ATCATCCAGATGCACACCTACGGATATCTGTTGGTGTTTGTTGTGCCATCCGTTCTAGCTGTTATGAACTTGATGTGGTTTGGAAAGATTATCAAGGGATTGATGAAGCAATTGGCCAAGATGCAATGA
- the LOC137726111 gene encoding ras-related protein RABF2b-like, with protein MATTGNKNINAKLVLLGDVGAGKSSLVLRFVKGQFVEFQESTIGAAFFSQTLAVNDATVKFEIWDTAGQERYHSLAPMYYRGAAAAIIVYDLTNQASFERAKKWVLELKSQGNPNMVMALAGNKADLVEARKVAAEDAQSYAQENGLFFLETSAKTADNVNDIFYEIAKRLPRVQPVQNPAGMVLMDRPSERVAGSSCCS; from the exons ATGGCCACCACTGGGAACAAGAACATCAATGCCAAATTG GTGCTTCTTGGGGATGTTGGAGCTGGGAAATCAAGTCTGGTGTTGCGCTTTGTAAAAGGACAATTCGTTGAATTTCAG GAATCAACAATAGGTGCTGCCTTCTTCTCACAAACATTGGCTGTAAATGACGCAACCGTAAAATTTGAGATTTGGGATACAGCAGGTCAAGAGAGGTACCATAGTTTGGCACCAATGTATTACAGAGGAGCTGCTGCTGCAATTATCGTGTATGATTTAACAAATCAA GCTTCATTTGAGCGAGCAAAAAAATGGGTTCTTGAACTCAAGTCACAAG GTAACCCAAACATGGTTATGGCACTAGCTGGTAATAAAGCGGATCTGGTAGAGGCCAGGAAAGTGGCAGCAGAG GATGCACAATCATATGCTCAAGAGAATGGCCTTTTCTTCCTGGAAACCTCTGCAAAAACTGCAGACAATGTCAATGACATTTTCTACGAGATAG CAAAGAGATTACCTCGAGTGCAGCCTGTGCAGAACCCTGCAGGAATGGTTCTCATGGACAGACCTTCTGAAAGGGTGGCAGGCTCGTCCTGTTGCTCATAG